One genomic segment of Desulfobacteraceae bacterium includes these proteins:
- a CDS encoding lysophospholipid acyltransferase family protein, whose amino-acid sequence MKFENASNTLEIDARPPAPPPRRGWVTGRIAGLSTEQIQAIGVWVGRLLYLLAHPLRRTARSNIRFIHPDWSRGRQKAFLKNVFHHYGTMVAEMVQLSCLSREEYTRRHRRIEGAEHFSQALAAGHGVIIISGHLGNWENGFQLPALYFGAPLTGVAKAMKLHFFNRYLHNFRTRFGNRLLYKAGAFPEMRQTLRAGGVVAFLMDMPRQKEGIPVDFLGHPATATRVAALLARRCKSAVVPCFCIREADGRLTLRIEPPVALLQTRDIQADLAANTQRLTDVIAAAIRRNPEQWFWMQKRWKSFNPELYPDHLGAKKKRKRKKRGNTAHAA is encoded by the coding sequence ATGAAATTCGAAAACGCTTCAAACACGCTGGAAATCGACGCCCGCCCACCGGCCCCCCCACCCCGCCGGGGATGGGTGACTGGGCGCATCGCGGGCCTTTCCACAGAACAGATCCAGGCCATAGGGGTCTGGGTGGGAAGGCTCCTGTATCTCCTGGCCCACCCGCTGCGCCGGACCGCCCGAAGCAATATCCGCTTCATCCACCCCGATTGGAGCCGTGGCCGGCAAAAAGCGTTCCTGAAAAACGTGTTTCACCATTACGGCACCATGGTGGCCGAAATGGTCCAGCTTTCCTGCCTCTCGCGGGAGGAATACACCCGGCGCCATCGCCGCATCGAGGGCGCCGAACACTTTTCCCAGGCGCTGGCGGCCGGCCACGGGGTAATTATTATTTCGGGGCATCTCGGCAACTGGGAAAACGGGTTCCAACTGCCGGCGCTCTACTTCGGGGCACCGCTGACCGGCGTCGCCAAGGCCATGAAACTGCACTTCTTCAACCGCTACCTGCACAATTTCCGAACGCGTTTCGGCAACCGGCTGCTGTACAAGGCCGGCGCGTTTCCGGAGATGCGCCAGACCCTGCGCGCGGGCGGGGTGGTCGCTTTCCTGATGGACATGCCGCGCCAGAAGGAGGGCATCCCGGTGGATTTTCTGGGGCACCCGGCAACCGCCACGCGCGTGGCCGCCCTGCTGGCGCGGCGCTGCAAGAGCGCGGTGGTGCCCTGTTTCTGCATCCGGGAAGCCGACGGCCGGCTGACCCTGCGGATCGAGCCGCCGGTGGCGCTGCTGCAAACCAGGGACATTCAGGCCGACCTGGCAGCCAACACCCAGCGCTTGACGGACGTCATCGCCGCTGCCATCCGGCGCAACCCGGAACAGTGGTTCTGGATGCAGAAGCGCTGGAAGTCCTTTAATCCCGAGCTGTACCCGGATCACCTGGGCGCCAAAAAAAAGCGTAAAAGAAAAAAGCGCGGCAACACGGCCCACGCCGCCTGA